The sequence agcaattcatattaacctagttcttcttcaccataactagttcaatcgactcaaatgaactagttagagagttgttcaattgctatgagatcttatgtaactacacaagacacaattgaaacaaagatgattcgattcgatgaatcggctcatgaactttttagccacagtttgcataaagcacaccttagtaatttaagtttcatgttcagagcacatctttagatcataaccacttaagctcacaaacaagttcgcggacttaaggcaaccggcagagttttccaaactcagcagaaaatctcggcaaagagacttccgccagttcgcggactaaacacgcaaacgagtttttggaaaatcccagcagaaattatcggcaagagaacttccgtcagttcacggactgggttcatggacttggcaaagccatttCATCcgatttctcttaatcaacaaagttcgaaaacttcggattaaggaatacatggttatgtaatctaaactctcattccaatcattgagaaattctcagaggaagttatatagccgttattcacagaccatttcacgtcagagcaattctcaaagtaattgaaacttttcatgactttcgtcactaggtgaagataaacttgatcaaagcgaaacgctttaccaacacacgatttcgagaaaaagataagtagtgaatactcagctcgaaaggtcaaatgtgtatgatccagtctatatagcatacgaatttttgtatcataagaagtaggagataaaatagatagacttttgagtgacagataagttcaattctccacatacctttttgttgatgaagttccacggttccttgagtagatcttcgtcgttgtatgatgaatcgccatgaagtacttgagctcaactacacttttctatcctagtccgagacttagctataatagactagaaatcaggactcatagttttgatcactaacattgacaaacatgcttgatatatcaacgcatgcgaggtcgaccgagctatgctctaacaatctccccctttgtcaattttagtgacaaaactattaatacatatggaatacaaaaagataaactttagtggctcctattccatagtctaatcttcaacgttccttgaaatcttcatccttccaagtactccaatgataccaaaggttgtaagtttagcaccatcgttgttgaagatccgtagctataacaatgagagaaatcgagattctcgatcattattatacagtgtcataatatcattatgtaacatcaaagtccaattgcatcacgactttaacaacaatactatggtgatatgtgtcactcccccttagtcaatactccatattgatcatggaaaccactcccccttacacaatgatccgaaaaccatatgtatttgtagtgtaacttacattatttctccccctttttgtcaataaaattggcaaaggtaaaagaacgggatcataatgaaatttccacaagagacatttcatagactaaaagaaaaatacataccaacttaattacaagagaacatgattagtacagccgttcatatactcaacacaagaacttgtggaatatatgaaaaactcaactagattaattacaagagaacctataattaatctaattggaatacacaaccaaactaatcaccgaagcaatcaatttaattgtcaaaagattttgctcgacaaaaaaatactttcggagcaaataactaaataaccaaccaagatgattaatttagttcaagaatgctcaacatatatcatctcatggaacaaccaacaaggccaatattaatcgacatagttataaggtgctcaacataagatacacaatagatccttcacggtaaaacataacaaaatggatcaatgaagatcaataccgtggataacatacaaggatctattctattttccatcactatttgcataacgacataatagactttatccttgtcaaacaaaagatttcatcctatttttcatcaaataaatgactgcataggcataacttttgtaattgtcaaaagtccaatcgtcctttcatcaatacgaatatcaatttatgaacgactttagttttgacacaatatgggaccttaaagttcacggacgcaaacaatacatatcccataaaaatattgcaatacttcaaaacagattaatactgcaatcgtatcatcctccaaatatttttagaatttaaaaaccaataaacctaaaaaataacataagaagatgaaaacaaaaatagctatgtgtagtcacaatcttcgctattcaagatctagttattcttccaactaatccaaaaagaagacatactaggcaacaaaaacaCAAGCTAGAGAGAATCAGACTCCATCGTTTTCCTGACATCGAATAGGGATATGGGCAGTACAGGATCCTCACAAGACATGGAGTCTTCGGGCTTGTGAACGCCAGCCTTTTctgctgttagagcactgctcggttgaacccactagcgttggtatgtcaagttagtagtcaattttagttgccaaaatggattcttgatttagcatactaagatagtttcggactagtttaggtctaagaagttgaatcgaagatatccttaaaggatgaagattgaaggctacaagaagacatcaacaagtacttcatcaacaaagctatgtgattgatttcatttggattcttgttcaattctccctctctaatctatcgagataaatgctcacactatggaacaattcctatgacggtaaatgtacatttatgtatatatacttgaggttatttgattcatgactttggtgataataacctttatccctataaaggatctcatgttatagtgaatgagcttgcgaatccaatgagccaagaatcaatcaattccgagttataagtaggaaacattagtaggaaacaatccatgggctttggagtggtccgcgaacttgggcccaatacgtgactaaaagggattttttgtcaagttggtgatgtttcccaaggtagttaatttcggattccggtttatctctgtcccgagcgagacactggtacaacgttgtctcggggagattccgttttcaaatttcggtgtaatttcggttccaacttttataaTAAGAAGTGTTTGTTGCCAGGTTCAATTACCAGGCGTAAACACTAACTCTCATATGGATTGATGAGAAATTGTGCTGAGGCCAGAGTTCTGAAAGACTATTAGTAACAATTAATTCCATTCACAAATAAAATTGGAAGCATTTCACATCCACAGCCAGTTCCAGAGGTTATCAAGAATGTATCATGATTGCACAACCAAAAAAAGTAGTCTCACGCTCTAAGTAAACGTTACAAAATGTGTacaaagtaaaggaacaacaaggaTATTACAATTCTAATCAATATAATTTGATTCATCATAGATATCATCATCTAAAGTAACTCCATCATTCCCGATACCACCGAGTAGCCCATTTTGAGTGTCCAACATCAAGTCatcagtatcatatccatcatactcCGAGTTAGTTGGATACATAGACTTACTTCGAGAACTACTGGCACCTTTACTACCAACAGTCCCACGTTCTTCACTAACTATCTCTTGCAAATCATCAAAAGTTACATAATCACCATGAACCTCCAAGTCATTCAAATTTCGTAACTCCaatcattcatcattttcatcacgcTCCTCCAGAAAAATAGGATCATTAGCTTTATCATTATCGTTATATTGTTGGATTTCTAGGTAACGACGCTGCAATTTCTTATTATACTGGATAAAAACACTATCATTCAATTTCTGTTGCGTTATGCGATTTCGTTTTTCGAGTGCAACTAAAATACATAAGATAAGTAAGTAATTCAACTAAAATACTTAATAGTAAGCACATGCTAATTTTTTTGTTGCTTGTTGTCATAAGAACATAGGGGTATACAGGCATGTTATGTTCCTAGTTCAATCGACCTACTATACAGAGCACTTAAGGGAAATGAGTTATGATCAAGTCTTAACAGTAATACAACACTCCACAATCAATTAATTCAAAATATAGGTACTGGAATTGCATGGTTCGTGCATATTCAGAATATTACTAATCAGTGTAAAAGATTAGAATACTTACATTTTGAAATGTGCTCCAGTTTCGCTCACATGGGGAAGCAGAACAAGTAAGACTCAATACTCTGATTGCAAATTTTTGTAGGTTTGGCGCATCGATTCCTCCAAATGTAATCCACCATTCATctgttataaatataaacaaagtAGTTATAAAATCTATCTAACACAAATGTAgtcaaactttaaacttaaagaaCAAACAAGCTTACGAGGTTGATCcttatttcttcttattttgcaaGGCGGAGTTCCCAAGATCCCAACATCATCATCATACTTTCTCAATTCACCCGTAGCAGcatcaagttcatcttcattgGTATAAGCCTTTGCATTGCTGTATGAAGTCCGCTttttatttctatgtactttggatCACTATCCATTTCAT comes from Papaver somniferum cultivar HN1 chromosome 7, ASM357369v1, whole genome shotgun sequence and encodes:
- the LOC113295869 gene encoding uncharacterized protein LOC113295869, which codes for MVFVNDRWAKTRFSKETLGINALKIVTSSTFWEDVDYACSVLKPLVKVVRLVDIERKPTMPSFYDAVRIARNQLEEKFSEDDDMWGVIKACFEKIWKNNFNHALHCAAYYLNPSIFYTIEAYEMDSDPKYIEIKSGLHTAMQRLIPMKMNLMLLRIDFITTLFIFITDEWWITFGGIDAPNLQKFAIRVLSLTCSASPCERNWSTFQNVHGDYVTFDDLQEIVSEERGTVGSKGASSSRSKSMYPTNSEYDGYDTDDLMLDTQNGLLGGIGNDGVTLDDDIYDESNYID